Proteins encoded together in one Microcebus murinus isolate Inina chromosome 16, M.murinus_Inina_mat1.0, whole genome shotgun sequence window:
- the PIGT gene encoding GPI-anchor transamidase component PIGT, whose amino-acid sequence MAAALPLALVVLLLLGPGGPALAEPPRDSLREELVITPLPSGDVAATFQFRTRWDSELQREGVSHYRLFPKALGQLISKYSLRELHLSFTQGFWRTRYWGPPFLQAPSGAELWVWFQDTVTDVDKSWKELSNVLSGIFCASLNFIDSTNTVTPTASFKPLGVANDTDHYFLRYAVLPREVVCTENLTPWKKLLPCSSKAGLSVLLKADRLFHTSYHSQAVHIRPVCRNARCTSISWELRQTLSVVFDAFVTGQGKKDWSLFRMFSRTLTEPCPLASESRVYVDITSYGQDNETLEVNPPPTTTYQDVILGTRRTYAVYDLLDTALINNSRNLNLQLKWKKPPENEAPPVPFLHAQRYVSGYGLQKGELSTLLYNTHPYRAFPVLLLDSVPWYLRLYVHTLTITSKGKENKPSYIHYQPAQDRLQPHLLEMLIQLPANSVTKVSIQFERALLKWTEYTPDPNHGFYVSPSVLSALVPSLVAAKPVDWEGSPLFNTLFPVSDGSSYFVRLYTEPLLVNLPTPDFSMPYNVICLTCTVVAVCYGSFYNLLTRTFHIEEPSKGGLAKRLANLIRRARGVPPL is encoded by the exons ATGGCGGCGGCCTTGCCGCTCGCTCTGGTGGTGCTGCTTCTCTTGGGGCCGGGCGGCCCGGCCCTTGCAGAACCCCCACGCGACAGCCTACGAGAAGAGCTTGTCATCACCCCGCTGCCTTCGGGGGACGTCGCCGCTACATTCCAGTTCCGCACACGCTGGGATTCCGAGCTGCAGCGCGAAGGAG tGTCTCATTACAGGCTCTTCCCCAAAGCTCTGGGGCAATTGATCTCCAAGTATTCTCTACGGGAGCTGCACCTGTCATTCACACAAGGCTTTTGGAGGACGCGATACTGGGGGCCACCCTTCCTGCAGGCCCCATCAGGTGCAGAGCTCTGGGTCTGGTTCCAAGACACTGTCACTGA TGTGGATAAATCTTGGAAGGAGCTCAGTAACGTCCTCTCAGGGATCTTCTGTGCCTCTCTCAACTTCATCGATTCCACCAACACAGTCACTCCCACTGCCTCCTTCAAACCCCTGGGGGTGGCCAATG ACACTGATCACTACTTCCTGCGCTATGCTGTGCTGCCGAGGGAGGTTGTCTGCACCGAGAACCTCACCCCGTGGAAGAAGCTCTTGCCCTGTAGTTCCAAG gcaggccTCTCTGTGCTGCTGAAGGCGGATCGCTTGTTCCACACCAGCTACCATTCACAGGCAGTGCACATCCGCCCTGTTTGCAGA AACGCACGCTGTACCAGCATCTCCTGGGAGCTGAGGCAGACCCTTTCGGTTGTATTCGATGCCTTCGTCACGGGGCAGGGGAAGAAAG ACTGGTCCCTCTTCCGGATGTTCTCCCGGACCCTCACAGAGCCCTGCCCTCTGGCGTCAGAGAGCCGAGTCTATGTGGACATCACCAGCTACGGCCAG GACAATGAGACATTGGAGGTGAACCCGCCCCCCACCACTACATACCAGGATGTCATCCTGGGCACTCGGAGGACCTATGCCGTCTATGACTTGCTTGACACGGCCCTGATCAACAACTCCCGCAACCTCAACCTCCAGCTCAAGTGGAAGAAACCGCCAGAGAATG AGGCCCCTCCAGTGCCCTTCCTGCATGCCCAGCGCTACGTGAGCGGCTACGGGCTGCAGAAGGGGGAGCTGAGCACGCTGCTGTACAACACCCACCCCTACCGGGCCTTCCCCGTGCTGCTGCTGGACTCCGTGCCCTGGTATCTGCGGCTGTATGTGCACACTCTCACCATCACCTCCAAGGGCAAGGAGAACAAACCAA GTTACATCCACTACCAACCTGCCCAGGACCggctccagccccacctcctggAGATGCTGATTCAGCTGCCAGCCAACTCGGTCACCAAGGTCTCCATCCAGTTTGAGCGGGCGCTGCTCAAGTGGACCGAGTACACCCCAGACCCCAACCACGGCTTCTATGTCAG CCCATCTGTCCTCAGCGCCCTTGTGCCCAGCTTGGTAGCAGCCAAACCAGTGGACTGGGAAGGGAGTCCTCTCTTCAACACCCT GTTCCCAGTCTCTGATGGCTCTAGCTACTTTGTGCGACTCTACACCGAGCCACTGCTGGTGAACCTGCCGACACCGGACTTCAGCATGCCCTACAACGTGATCTGCCTCACGTGCACCGTCGTGGCCGTGTGCTACGGCTCCTTCTACAATCTCCTCACCCGGACCTTCCACATCGAGGAGCCCAGCAAGGGTGGCCTGGCCAAGCGGCTGGCCAACCTCATCCGGCGCGCCCGAGGTGTCCCCCCACTCTGA
- the DBNDD2 gene encoding dysbindin domain-containing protein 2 — protein sequence MDPNPRAALERQQLRLRERQKFFEDILQPETEFVFPLSHLHLESQRPPIGSISSMEVNVDALEQVELIDLGDQDGADVFLPCEDPPPTPQTSGVDDHPEELSLPVPMADRTTSRTSSSSSDSSTSLHSPNPSDGGADTPLAQSDEEEDGADAGAEPGACS from the exons ATGGACCCAAATCCTCGGGCAGCCCTGGAGCGCCAGCAGCTCCGCCTTCGGGAGCGGCAGAAATTCTTCGAGGACATTTTGCAGCCAGAGACAGAGTTTGTCTTCCCTCTGTCCCACCTGCATCTCGAGTCACAGAGAC CCCCCATAGGTAGTATCTCGTCTATGGAAGTGAACGTGGACGCACTAGAGCAAGTAGAACTTATTGACCTTGGGGATCAGGATGGAGCAGACGTGTTCTTGCCGTGTGAAGATCCTCCACCAACTCCCCAGACGTCTG GGGTGGACGACCATCCAGAGGAGCTGAGCCTGCCAGTGCCCATGGCAGACAGGACCACATCCAGGACCTCTTCTTCATCCTCTGACTCCTCTACCAGCCTGCACAGCCCAAATCCGAGTGATGGTGGAGCAGACACGCCCTTGGCACAGTcggatgaggaggaggatggagctGATGCAGGGGCAGAGCCCGGGGCCTGCAGCTAG